The Haloterrigena turkmenica DSM 5511 genome includes the window CGAGCGCGTGCTTCGCGGTGTGCCAGTGGCGGTCTTCCATGCCCCTGTCTCGGCCGCTCGCGGCCCACTCGTCGAACTCCTCGCGAACGCTCATACGCGAATTCTCACACCGAGCGAGGAAAACGTGTTCGACTCGGCACCGCGGCGGATCGGTGGCAGGTCTACGCCGCTTCGAGGAGACGGTGGTTCGATTCGAACCGCTGATTCCGGATCGACCGACAGGCTTTTTAGGCTAGCCTAAATAGAAATGAACGGAGAGGTTTAGGTCGGCCGAAATCCGTGGGCATCGGATCGTGGCCGAGCGAACCCTTCCGTGGGTCGTCTTTTCGCGCGGCGAGCGAGAACCCCGCAAATATCCGCACTATTAAGTCGGTGCCGAAAGTTGTTCACGCCAATATGGAGTATACGCTTGAGATAGATGGCACCCCGGAAACGGTACCAGGCGGCACCGGTGTGCTCCTTCTCCACCCCAGCACAGGTGAAACCGACCGCATCGACACCGAATTTCTCAAGACCGATACCGACCATTTCCTCGTCGTCTCTACGCGAACGACCGCGCGCGAAGTCAAACAGAAACTCGAGTACTACGACGTCGACGAGGACCGCGCCGAGATCCTCGACACGCTGAGCATCGAACACGGCTACTCGCGGCGCAAGAGCGACACCGTCCACTACGTCGCCGCCCCCGACGACATCGACGGCATCGTCGAGCACATCGACGGCTTTCTCAAGGCCCACGACGGGAAACTCCGCCTCAGTTTCGACTCCGTAACCGAACTGGCCTACTACGCCGGCGACGAGGCCGCCCTCGAGGCCGTCGAGCGCATCCTCGACCTCCTCGAGGAGTACGACGCCATCGGCCTCTTCCACGTCTCCGAGGAACCCCACGACGAGGAACTCGTCGAGCAGTTCCGCGAGCGCTTCGACGGCGTCATCGACTTAGACGAGGACGGCAGCGTCGACGCCGAGTTCTGAGCGGTCGCGCGGATTTTCCCGAACGGGTTCGTGAGTGTCGCCACTGGACGACTCGAGGGACCGGTCGGTCTGTGCCTCGTTGGGAACCGGACCCCTGATCGTTGAGCGGTTCCGGACGCGCCCGTCACGGAGCACGGATGTTGACCATCATGAACGACAGATCGACGGCAATAGAGATTTATCACACCGTTCGGTGAAGGCGCGCCTGTCGCCGTGAGTCCCATCGCGGCGACGGAACGGTGAAGACAATGCCCGAAATCAAATCGATCGTCCGCGAACAGGTTGTGAGCGCGTCTCCGGACTCGTCGCTCACCGAGTTAGCCGAGCTCATGGACGATGAGGACGTCGGCAGCGTCGTCATCGTCGAGGAAGAGCAGCCACAGGGGATCGTCACGGACCGCGATATCACGATCGAGGCGGTCTCCCGCGGGGAAGATCCCACCTCGGTGACCGCCGCCGACGTGATGAGCGAGGACCTCGTGACCGTCGACATCGACAGCGGAATTTTCGACGTCCTCCGGACCATGGAGGACACGAACGTTCGGCGCGTACCCGCCACAGACGCGGACGGGAACCTCGCCGGAATCGTCGCGTTCGACGACTTCGTCGTTCTCCTCGGTCGAGAGCTGAAACTGCTCAGTGACGTCGTCGAAGCCGAGATTCCGCCGTACGAACACACCTGAGAGCGCGCTGCTCGGTCGCGATGCAGTGACGGTCGAGAAGGCCCCGGCCGTTTCCGTCTCTCGATCCGTCCCTGGGCGACCGTCGAGAGCGACTCGAGTCGAGGACGGCCCGCCGACGTCACTCGATTCGGCGGTCCGGACGTGGTTATCGGAGACAACGAGTCGAGACGATGAGCGGAGTGCGACGCTCAGTCCGCAAGCGAGTCGAACGTCTTCTCGGCCCAGCGAATCGCGTACTCAGGGCCGTGATCACGGTAAGCGTCGGTGTCCAGCGCCGCGAACGGCGCCGGTAGCTCGATAGCGTGTTTGATCGCCGCACACGCCAGTTCCGTCGCGTCGGCGAACTCCGTCTC containing:
- a CDS encoding DUF7090 family protein → MEYTLEIDGTPETVPGGTGVLLLHPSTGETDRIDTEFLKTDTDHFLVVSTRTTAREVKQKLEYYDVDEDRAEILDTLSIEHGYSRRKSDTVHYVAAPDDIDGIVEHIDGFLKAHDGKLRLSFDSVTELAYYAGDEAALEAVERILDLLEEYDAIGLFHVSEEPHDEELVEQFRERFDGVIDLDEDGSVDAEF
- a CDS encoding CBS domain-containing protein; protein product: MPEIKSIVREQVVSASPDSSLTELAELMDDEDVGSVVIVEEEQPQGIVTDRDITIEAVSRGEDPTSVTAADVMSEDLVTVDIDSGIFDVLRTMEDTNVRRVPATDADGNLAGIVAFDDFVVLLGRELKLLSDVVEAEIPPYEHT